In Sinorhizobium numidicum, the following proteins share a genomic window:
- a CDS encoding capsular polysaccharide biosynthesis protein, whose product MARQAAFFGFEPWKDYIPRWFPDRKCKVITRKTELMLLRGWPFRLLLSPRQDVFVWGFKHPPFLKKFCRFFGIPFYHVEDGFVRSVSLGAMRAAPASLIIDKRTMHYDAQNPSDLESTLQSYDFAADAALMVRADQCIRMLLDLRVSKYNLGKRVGIDTMLGPKTKRRVLVIGQVETDAAIAFGCDRPFSNNDLVILAASENPDAQIVYKPHPEVLHGTRAGVSDPAEVAHLCTILNEDVTPADALDGADHVYTITSLMGFEALLRGIPVTCIGLPFYAGWGATDDRQVSPRRTRQLSPVEIFAAAYLLHSRYFDPETGEPSDLERVIRRLSDMRQRDTRLQSTEY is encoded by the coding sequence ATGGCACGTCAAGCCGCTTTCTTCGGTTTCGAGCCGTGGAAGGACTATATTCCCCGGTGGTTCCCCGACCGGAAGTGCAAAGTCATAACTCGTAAAACGGAGTTGATGTTGCTCCGGGGCTGGCCATTTCGGCTGCTTCTATCGCCAAGACAGGATGTATTCGTCTGGGGCTTCAAGCATCCGCCATTTCTGAAGAAATTCTGCCGGTTCTTCGGCATTCCTTTCTACCATGTAGAAGACGGGTTCGTTCGTTCGGTGTCGCTGGGTGCGATGAGGGCGGCCCCGGCCTCGCTGATCATAGACAAAAGGACGATGCACTATGACGCGCAAAACCCATCAGATCTCGAGAGCACCCTGCAGTCCTACGATTTTGCTGCGGACGCGGCTTTGATGGTACGTGCCGACCAATGCATCCGCATGCTGCTCGATCTGCGCGTGAGCAAATATAATCTCGGCAAGCGCGTTGGCATCGACACCATGCTCGGGCCGAAGACCAAGAGGCGAGTCCTCGTCATCGGCCAAGTCGAGACGGACGCCGCAATCGCCTTCGGCTGTGACCGGCCGTTTAGCAACAACGATCTCGTAATACTTGCGGCATCGGAAAATCCGGACGCCCAGATCGTTTACAAGCCTCATCCGGAGGTTCTGCATGGCACGCGTGCGGGCGTATCCGATCCCGCTGAGGTGGCGCATCTCTGCACCATTCTAAACGAGGACGTGACGCCCGCCGACGCGCTCGACGGAGCCGACCACGTCTATACGATCACGTCGCTCATGGGTTTTGAAGCATTGCTGCGCGGTATACCCGTAACCTGCATCGGCCTTCCCTTCTATGCGGGCTGGGGCGCGACCGACGACCGGCAAGTGAGCCCGCGCCGAACGAGACAGCTCTCGCCCGTTGAGATCTTCGCCGCTGCTTATCTGCTGCATTCGCGGTATTTCGACCCGGAAACCGGAGAGCCCAGTGACTTGGAGCGCGTCATACGGCGGTTGAGCGATATGCGCCAGCGGGACACGCGACTTCAGTCGACTGAATATTGA